One window of the Helicobacter ganmani genome contains the following:
- the fliW gene encoding flagellar assembly protein FliW, translating to MEFVVKSPILGFEHIHKMALEKISKDDETFMQLKSCENDGISFTLVNPYVMRTDYEFEIPSPVKALLDLKGKTNTDPQNSKLVILNIVCVKEPIEESSVNFLAPLLFNFETLTMAQVVLENFKYENFGLSEPISKFFDFSKQ from the coding sequence ATGGAATTTGTAGTAAAATCTCCGATTTTAGGCTTTGAACATATCCACAAGATGGCATTAGAAAAAATCTCCAAAGACGATGAAACTTTTATGCAATTAAAAAGTTGCGAAAACGATGGCATTTCCTTTACTCTAGTGAATCCTTATGTGATGCGTACAGATTATGAATTTGAGATTCCATCTCCCGTAAAAGCACTTTTAGATTTAAAAGGCAAAACAAACACCGACCCACAAAACTCTAAACTCGTCATCTTAAACATTGTTTGCGTGAAAGAACCCATTGAAGAATCTAGCGTTAATTTTCTAGCCCCTTTGCTTTTTAATTTTGAAACTCTTACAATGGCGCAAGTCGTTTTAGAAAATTTCAAATATGAGAATTTCGGATTGTCCGAACCTATTTCAAAATTCTTTGACTTCTCCAAACAATAG
- the proC gene encoding pyrroline-5-carboxylate reductase: MQSLILLGYGKMAKALAQGLKNKYKLLVCGRNLAKVQSFCEELNLTPLFLENSTIPLKESDEILLCVKPYALNQFRFNGKAKCVYSILNATSLETLKAVIESQYYIRAMPNICASVGQSITSLCGDLAFQKEAIAIFDSIGKSVWLEEKHFPLATALGGCAPAFLALVAESLIDSGVTYGLTREDSTQIVRTLFSGFASLLEQNHPTLLKENVMSPGGSTAQGIATLEKHALKNAFLEAVLASKNFA; encoded by the coding sequence ATGCAATCCTTAATTCTTTTGGGCTATGGCAAAATGGCAAAAGCCTTAGCACAAGGCTTGAAAAACAAATACAAACTATTGGTCTGCGGTCGCAATCTTGCAAAAGTTCAGTCATTTTGTGAGGAATTAAATTTAACTCCTTTATTTTTGGAAAACTCTACGATTCCATTAAAAGAATCCGATGAAATCTTGCTTTGTGTTAAGCCTTACGCACTCAATCAATTCCGTTTCAATGGCAAAGCAAAGTGCGTTTATTCTATCTTGAATGCCACCAGTCTTGAAACATTAAAAGCAGTCATAGAATCACAATATTATATTCGGGCTATGCCAAATATCTGCGCAAGCGTTGGACAATCTATCACGAGTTTGTGTGGTGATTTGGCTTTCCAAAAAGAAGCAATTGCTATTTTTGATTCTATTGGCAAAAGCGTATGGCTTGAAGAAAAGCATTTTCCTTTAGCCACTGCTTTGGGTGGTTGTGCTCCAGCATTTCTAGCCCTTGTTGCCGAATCACTCATTGATAGCGGAGTAACCTATGGTCTAACACGCGAAGATTCTACACAAATTGTGCGCACATTATTTAGTGGTTTTGCTAGTCTTTTAGAACAAAATCACCCCACATTGCTTAAAGAGAATGTGATGAGTCCGGGAGGCTCTACTGCACAAGGAATAGCGACTTTGGAAAAACATGCCCTTAAAAACGCTTTTTTAGAAGCAGTTTTGGCTTCTAAAAACTTCGCTTGA